GCGCATTACTGCGCCGTATGTCACGGCGTTAAAGGGGATGGAAAAGGGTTCAATGCAAAGAATCTCGACCCGAGGCCGGCAGATCATACGGATGCAGAACTTATGAGCAGAAGGTCTGACAAAGACCTTTATGACGTGATCTATGGCGGCGGCAAAATGGCCGGCAAGTCTGTGCTAATGCCGCCGTGGGGAAATACATTCAGCAAAGCGCAGGTTGATTCGCTTGTTTTGTATTTGAGGAGGCTGTGCAAGTGTCAGGGATCGTAAACAACAAAAACCAAAAAGGAGGAATGGAAATGAAAGTCAAAGAGAAAGAAGCATCAGAAGAAGAAGGCGTAACCCGCCGAAATCTTCTGAAGAGAGCAGGCTGCGCAGGAGCGGTTGCCCTTGTTTTAGGCGGGCTGGCAAGCAAGGCCTCTGCTTCCGGTGGTAATTATCCGCGGGTGAAGGTCGCCAATACCAAGGATCTTCAGGCAGGGAAGACGGTGAAGTTTGATTATCCGCTCGTCGGAAGAAAGAGCATCCTGATAAACCTCGGATGCAGCGTTGAAGGCGGCGCCGGAGCTGATAAGAGCATCGTTGCGTACAGTATGTTCTGCACTCATCTCGGCTGCGGGGTTGATATGGACAAGGAGAGCGGGATGATGGTCTGCGAATGCCATCAGAGCGTTTATGACCCCAAGCTGAGCGGGAAGGTTGTCGAAGGGCCTGCGCCGAACAGCCTGCCGATGGTCTTGCTGAAGATCGACAAGAACGGGGACATCTATGCTGAAGGCGTTGCAGGACTTATTTACGGACTCAGAAATAATCTGCTTGACGGCGAGGAGGTCAAATAAATGAGCGATGAAAAGAAGTTTTCAAGAAGGGATCTATTAAAGGTCTCAGCAGCAGGCGCTGCAGGTGCCTGTATCATGACAAACGGAGTACCGGCCTTTGCCTCAGGCCTCGGAGCAGCCAAGGCAACTGAATTCGTGGAGCTCCCGCCTGCAAATGCCGAAACCTATGAAACCGCCTGCCGTTACTGTCATGTCATGTGCGGTTACAAGGTCTTTGTATGGCCGAAGGGCACAGGCAGAAAACCGGAGAAGGAGAAGTTCTTCCCTGTCGAAAAGATGAGGGGCGACTGGCCGAATCAGGTATTCACAATAGAGACAATGAAAGGCGGCAAAGCCGTAAACATAATGGTGGTGCCGGATAATAAAGACATAGCAAGCGGATCAAACTACTCTGTCCGCGGCGCCTTCAACGCGCAGAGTTTATACTCTGAAAAACTTCCTACAAGGATCCGCCTCAAAAAGCCGATGATACGCAAGGGAGGAAAAGGCGGCACTCTGACCGAGGTCTCATGGGATGAGGCGCTTGCCTTCTGCGCTGTGAACCTTCAGAACATTATAAAAAAACATGGGCCTGATGCTGTCGGCGCGGTATACGGCGACTGGGGTTATCTCCAGAACACGCACGCTTTTCTGAAATGGCTCTTCACAGGCATTAAATCAAGCACACTCGCGGGCAACGGCTACCTCTTCTGGGGCGATGAGAGCGCAGGGCTTGCAGATGTTGTCGGCGGAGGCACAAGGTCTTTCACATCAGAGGATTTCACAAAGACAAAATGCATCTTCTGCGCAGGCAAGAATCTGAAGGACACGGGTTCATCATGGTACTACAACGCGCTTACAACCGGCGGCATGAACAAGGGCGACATAAAACTGATCTTTGTTGACCCGAGAAAAACCCAGATGGCTGCTGATGCGGAGAAGAGCGGCGGATTATTTCTCCAGATCAATCCGGGAACAGACGCGATACTCGGTGCATCACTTATGCATGTGATAGTTAAGAATGAACTGTATGACAAAGACTTTGTGCAGAAATACACAACAGGTTTTGATACGCTGAAAAATACTGTATTGAACAGCAGATTCGCGCCTGAGAACACAGAGAAGGTTACAGGCATACCGGCAGCAAAGATAATTGCAGCTGCTGAAATGTTGGCTAAATACAAAGGCGAGACGATGGTCCTCTTTGAAAAGGGGATAATGCATCAGGTGACAGGTTATGAGAACGAGGTTTCATACAGTGCGCTTGGGATCATCCTCGGCAACGCAGGCAAACCCGGGGCATGCACATCCAGGGCAGGCGGACACCCGAGGGGAACATGGGCTGACCCTCCGGCACCGAACGGGGACAGCTCTATGAGAAGCATCTGCGACAAGATCGACAAGGGTGAAGTTAAGGCGCTCTGGTCGTACATCAGCAATATCTATGTTCAGCTCCCCAATCTGTCCAAATATAAACCTCAGATAGATAAGATGTTCCTCATCGTAAATGAGATCTACCCGACCGACACAACAGCTGCTGCTGATGTTGTCTTCCCCGCAGCGACATGGGGCGAGTGGAACACCATTCAGGCAAGCGAAGACCGCAGGATACATATTCAGCAGGGCTTCATGGACCCTCCGGGCGATGCAAAGCCTGACTGGTGGATCGTTGCTGAGCTTGCAAAACGCATGGGCCTGAGCGGGTTTGACTGGAAGAACGAACAGGAGATATATGAGGAATGTAATGTCCAGACAAAAGGCCATTTCACCAGCGATATCTCCGAGATCTCATGGAGCGACCTGATGAAGGCAGGCACGAACGGCATCCAGTTCCCATACAGAAACCGCAGGAGCATCTCAAGGCTCTACTCTCCTGAGACAGAAGAGGTTATGGGAAGGCGCTTCAAACATGACGACGGCAAGGCTCATCTTGACCCTGTTAAATCTCTGGCAGACCTGGATCCTTACAACCATCCTCTGAGAGACAAGATAACAGGCGATTATCCGTTATGGATGATAATGCACCGTGCGAATGAGATATGGAACACGGGATACAACTTTTACAGTAACGGCGCAAATCAGCCTCTCACTCCGAATCTCTATGAGAGGGTATCAGAACAGACCGTCAGCATCAATCCCGACGATGCAAAAGCGATGGGAATAAAGAGCGGCGACTGGGTCACCCTGACTTCGAGAAACGGCAGCATGAAGGCCGTTGCCAAGGTAACAGATATGACCACTCCGGGAGTTGTGGATGTTATGGCTCTTTATCCAAAGACCGGGTCTACTCCGAATATGGTCACAAGTGAAAAGGCAGATCCGAAGCTGGCAGAGTGGGACAGGATGGTTCCGGTAAATATTGTGAAGGTTTAAAGGATAGAGTTTAGAGGTTGGAATGGTAAAGGGCGGGTCTATGACTCGCCCTTTACTCTTTTGTCATTCCGGCTTGTCCGGAATCTTCCCCTCTAAAAAGAGGGGTTAGGGGTGTGTTTTATCTCAACATCCCCCTGTATCCCCCTTTGTTAAGGGGGAATAAAAATGATTCCGGACAAGCCGGAATGACAGACTTAAAACGGATCAGCAATGACTACAGAAATTAATAACAACGACATCACCCGCCGCTCATTTATCAAAACAATAGGCATCGGTTCGTTCTTTATCACCCTTGGGATTTCAGCTACAGCAGCTGTGAGGTTCTTCTTTCCGAGGGTGCTCTTCGAAGCGCCGTCAGTCTTTAAGATCGGCAAGCCTGATGAGTTTCTTTCTGAAGATAGAACCACCGGAGTTCAGGTATATGAGATGTGGAAGAAAGAGCATGCGGTCTGGATAGTGAGAGAGAAGAACCGATTATACGCCATACAGGCAAAGTGCACGCACCTCGGTTGCACACCTAACTGGTTCAGCGATGACAAGGTGTTTAAATGCCCGTGCCACGGCAGCCAGTATAACGCTGACGGGGTGAACTTCGCAGGGCCTGCGCCAAGGCCGCTTGACCGTTTGAGGATATCTATTGATGATGAAAAGATCATATCCATTGATAAGAGCAGGACTTATACATTTAAGGATTTCGATAAGCCCGGGGTATACATTGAGGTATGATCTCAGTGATAATTAACTTATGGACGAACTAATAATATCAACATATTTTCTTGCTTTCCTTTTTTTTATAGTGGCATTAGCCTATTCATCAGTCGGCCTGGGCGGAGGGTCGTCATACACCGCTTTAATGGCTATCTTCGGGGTGAGCTTTCTGGCCATTCCTGCGATATCCCTGATCCTGAACATCATTGTTACTTCAGCCGGAAGCTTCAACTTCATCCGGAATAAACACGCCCGTCTCCGCCTTATACTGCCCTTCTTTATCTCATCCGTTCCAATGTCTTACATCGGCGGATCACTGAGGCTGCCAAAAGAGATATTCTCCTGGATACTCGTTATCACTCTTATCCTTGTTGTATTGCGCATATATTTCTTCAAGGAGGCAACCGTAAAATTAAATTTAAGCAATAAACAGAAACTCATCATTTCATTGATCGCCGGAGCGCTCCTCGGGCTTATTGCCGGAATTGTCGGGATCGGCGGCGGGATATATCTTGTTCCATTGATCATCGTCTTAGGGCTGGGCTCTGAAAAAGAGGCTGCCGCCAGCGGCGCGATCTTCATCTGGGTTAATTCTCTCTCCGGGTTAGCGGCGCGGCTGCAGGAGCATCCAATCGATATCGCACAGCTTGTCCCTCTGATAATCGCGGTATTGATCGGGGGAAGCCTCGGATCATACATGGGTTCCTTTAAATTAACGCCTGCAACTATGCAGAAAGTATTAGGCGGCATCATTATTGTCGCGATCTTCTTTTTGACAAAGAAGATATTGTTTGCCTGACCGGATAAAGAGATTGAAGACTAAAATAAGTTTCTGGAACAGAATGAAAGATTCGCGCATCTGGAGATCCGTCTTCCGGCATGATTACGAAGACACCAAGAAGAACAAGGTCCTTCAGATAAGGTCAAACGTATTTCTGCATCTGCATCCTGTAAAGATGCCGGAGCACGCATTCAGGATTCGTTTTACATGGTGCCTCGGAGGCATGACATTCTTTCTCTTTCTGGTTGAAGTGATAAGCGGATTACTGCTGATGTTCTATTACCGTCCCGTAACTGAATACGCGTATACTGACATGAGATATCTCAGGTTCGACGTGCCGTTCGGTATTATCCTCAGGAACATCCACCGCTGGGCTGCGCATCTTATGGTAGTAACCGTCATCCTGCATATGCTGAGAGTATTTCTTACCGGCTCATATAAACCGCCCCGTGAGTTCAACTGGGTGGTTGGAGTTATACTGCTCGTTGTCACCTTACTGCTCAGCTTTACCGGATATCTTCTGCCGTGGGATCAGCTCTCATACTGGGCTATCACTGTAGGGACGAACATGATCAGCGCCGCGCCTCTGCTTGGGCACGAAGGCCCTTTTTCACTCGTGAATAAATATAACGACATCCGCTTTATGATACTCGGAGGGACAGAGATAGGGACAAACGCGCTCCTGAGATTTTATGTAATGCACATCGTACTGCTGCCTGTCATCGGCATTATCTTTATGGCAGTTCATTTCTGGAGAATAAGAAAGGACGGAGGTATATCAAGGCCGCTATGAACAAGAGAGAGACACATTCAAAATATGTCTGGCCTGATCTGGTTGTTATGGAGTTCTTAACAGCCGTTGCATTGACGGTTATCCTGATGGTATGGGCGCTGCTTATAAACGCCCCTCTGCTTGAAATAGCATCTCCCGGCATATCTGAGAATCCCTCAAAAGCCCCGTGGTATTTTGTAGGGCTGCAGGAGCTGCTCGTTTACTTTGATCCATGGATAGCAGGTGTCATGATCCCGATGATAATCGTCTTATGCCTGATGATGATCCCGTATCTCGACAACAATCCTGAAGGAAGCGGCAGGTATTCATTCACCGTCAGAAAGTTTGCCGTTGTGAATTTCATCTTTGGTTTTTCCATGTGGTGGCTTTTGATATTAGCGGGTTACTTCTTCAGAGGCCCGAACTGGCAGTTATACTGGCCGTGGGAGTCATGGGAGACGGTTAAGGTGACAGAAGAGAGTTTGTGGAGCCTCAGCCCTGAAGCCGGCTTTGCAAGCCTGGTTATTTATTTCGGATTGGGTATGTTCCTTCCGTATTTACTTAATAAAAATCTCTACAGAAAATTCGGTTCCATCAGGTACTTGATAGTGATGCTCTCACTTCTCTTAATGTACGCTGTGCCGATAAAGATTCTTCTGCGTCTTCTCTTCAATATAAAGTATCTCCTTGTTACGCCGTGGTTCAATCTATGAATCTGAAGAAGAGCCACATCGTCCTTGCCGCAGTATTTTGTTCAGCTCTTCTCGGAGTTACTCTCTGGGCGGTTTACGCAGAATACAACCGGCCGTGGAAACAATATCAGCGCGGATCAGAAGATGCAAAGATAAATCAGATATGGCTGCGAGACCTTGATATAACAGACCGCTGCACCACATGTCATCAGGGCGCGGATGATATTAAATTCATCAATGAAGAACAGCCGTTCAAGACCCATTCAGGCGATTACCTGAAGCAGCACCCTGTTGAAAGGTTCGGCTGCGTCATCTGCCATGAAGGACAGGGTGAAGCGTTGACAATTGACGCCGCTCATGGGCAAGAGAAGAATTGGCCAAGGCCGATACTGAGAGGAGCTCTGTCCCATTCGTCCTGCAGGAAATGCCACCCAATCGATAATGAGCTCCCGCTTGATCTCGCTATGCCAGGGGCTGAGAAGCTTATTCAGGGCAGAATGCTCTTCATAGAGAAGAACTGCACCGGATGCCATAAACTTTCAGGATATGAACGGCTGGAGCGTATCGCCCCTGCCCTGACATTCATAGGCAGCAAGGTCAGCGGAGAGTGGCTGCAAGCATGGTTGAAGAACCCCTTGGAGTATCTGCCTGATACAAAGATGCCGCGTTTCAGGCTGAGCGATGAAGAGATCGGTTATGTCGCGTCTTATTTAATATCTGAAAGTAACTCCCCCCTTCCCCCTCTTATCTTATCATCCTCCCTAATCCAAAATGGCGAAATCCTCGTCAACTCTCTCGGCTGCCTCGGCTGCCATAAGATCAATGAAAAAGGAACAGCCTTCGGCCCTGACCTTTCTGATATCGGAGATAAAGTTAAACCTGATTGGCTATTGCAGTTTTTAAAGAACCCGAAGTCTTATGATCCGGGAACGATAATACCGGACTTCAAGATACCAGAAGGAGATATCCCGGCAATTGCTGCATATCTCATGAGTTTGAAAAAAACATATATTAACCCCTCTGTATCTCCCCTTGTTAATGGGAGAATTTCAATGGAGAAAGGCAAAAAGCTGGTCAAAGAACTCGGATGCATAGGATGCCATGAGATAGAGAAACTTGCTTTTCAGAATAACTCACCTGAACTTGACGGCATCGGAGAGAAGCGGGTGGCTGAACTTGTCTTCAGCAATATAAACGGTGTTGAGAAAAACCTCATCAACTGGCTGAAGATCAAGGTTAAAGAACCGGGAAGATTTGCCACTGACAGGATTGTCACAAAGATGCCCGACCTTAACTTGAATGATGAAGAAACAGATGCGCTTGTCACATTTCTTCTGAGCATAAAGGATAACAACATCCCTCAAAAATATAAGCGCGCGCTGGCCGACAATGAGGCTGCCGAGTTTAAGGGTAAAAAGCTTTTTGAAAAGTACAACTGTACCGGGTGCCACAAGATAAATAATGTCGGCGGAGTTATCGGCCCTGACCTCACACAAGAGGCAAAAAAGGCGAGGCCTGAATGGCTGTCAGGCTTTTTAAAAGCTCCGGTAAAGATAAGGCCTGAAGGCATTCTCATGGCGCGCATGCCTGATTTTAAATTATCAGAAAAAGAGAGCAACGCCATTATCGAATATCTGTCATCTATTGCAAAGGTATCATATCCATACAATTCGGAACCCAAGCGGGAAGTACGCGCTGAAGAGATCAATGACGGAGAGAAACTTTATCATGAGATCTTCGGATGCGCCGCCTGCCACACTATCAATGGAAAAGGCGGCAAGGTCGGCCCTGACCATACCGACATCGCAAGCGCTATGAAAAGAGAATGGGTTGAGCAATGGCTTAAAGACCCGCAGAAGATAAAACCGGATGTGAGGATGCCGAAGTTCAAGTTCGAGGATTGGGAATTTGAGGCGTTGACAACTTATCTCATGACACGCGGGCAGTACAGGTTTGTTCAAATTAAGGAGGAGGATTAACCCCTTATCCGCCGATCTTTGACATCGTATCGATCAGGCTGGAGGAATTGATATCTTCATTAAGTAAATGGCGCTGCGGTTTCACTTTTACCGCACTGAGAAAGAGAGCTTCGATCTCCTCGTCAGATGCGCCTTTTCTCATCGGGTTTTTAATGTCGATCTTGATATTTGAAAAAAGGCATGGCCTGATATTCCCGTCTGCAGTGAGGCGGAGCCTGTTGCAGAAACTGCAGAAATGTTCGCTTATAGGGCTGATGATGCCTATCACTCCGGCAGCCCCTTTTATCCTGTAATTCCTCGAAGGGCCTCTGCCTTTAAACTTATATTCTTCCACTTTGCCTAACTTTGATATCTTCTCCATTATCTCCGACGAGCTGACATACTTGTCCTTCCTCCAGGCGCCGTTACATGCGGAAGGCATTAACTCGATGAACCTTATATGGTAATCATTGTCAAGGGTGAGTGATGCGAATGCAGCTATCTCGTCATCATTTATACCGCGGATAGGGACCATATTT
This region of Thermodesulfovibrionia bacterium genomic DNA includes:
- the moaA gene encoding GTP 3',8-cyclase MoaA gives rise to the protein MDKASEQTVKIDQPLTDSYSRRIDYLRISVTDKCNLKCLYCMPSEGVKHFTDSDILTDEEIVRFVRIAHKHGLEKVRITGGEPLVRKNITQLIAAIKAIGIRDLSLTTNGIMLSKQAEELKKAGLNRVNISLDSLDAERFGNITKGGDISLVWESIKEAERVGLVPVKINMVPIRGINDDEIAAFASLTLDNDYHIRFIELMPSACNGAWRKDKYVSSSEIMEKISKLGKVEEYKFKGRGPSRNYRIKGAAGVIGIISPISEHFCSFCNRLRLTADGNIRPCLFSNIKIDIKNPMRKGASDEEIEALFLSAVKVKPQRHLLNEDINSSSLIDTMSKIGG
- a CDS encoding cytochrome c, with protein sequence MNLKKSHIVLAAVFCSALLGVTLWAVYAEYNRPWKQYQRGSEDAKINQIWLRDLDITDRCTTCHQGADDIKFINEEQPFKTHSGDYLKQHPVERFGCVICHEGQGEALTIDAAHGQEKNWPRPILRGALSHSSCRKCHPIDNELPLDLAMPGAEKLIQGRMLFIEKNCTGCHKLSGYERLERIAPALTFIGSKVSGEWLQAWLKNPLEYLPDTKMPRFRLSDEEIGYVASYLISESNSPLPPLILSSSLIQNGEILVNSLGCLGCHKINEKGTAFGPDLSDIGDKVKPDWLLQFLKNPKSYDPGTIIPDFKIPEGDIPAIAAYLMSLKKTYINPSVSPLVNGRISMEKGKKLVKELGCIGCHEIEKLAFQNNSPELDGIGEKRVAELVFSNINGVEKNLINWLKIKVKEPGRFATDRIVTKMPDLNLNDEETDALVTFLLSIKDNNIPQKYKRALADNEAAEFKGKKLFEKYNCTGCHKINNVGGVIGPDLTQEAKKARPEWLSGFLKAPVKIRPEGILMARMPDFKLSEKESNAIIEYLSSIAKVSYPYNSEPKREVRAEEINDGEKLYHEIFGCAACHTINGKGGKVGPDHTDIASAMKREWVEQWLKDPQKIKPDVRMPKFKFEDWEFEALTTYLMTRGQYRFVQIKEED
- a CDS encoding cytochrome b N-terminal domain-containing protein, giving the protein MKDSRIWRSVFRHDYEDTKKNKVLQIRSNVFLHLHPVKMPEHAFRIRFTWCLGGMTFFLFLVEVISGLLLMFYYRPVTEYAYTDMRYLRFDVPFGIILRNIHRWAAHLMVVTVILHMLRVFLTGSYKPPREFNWVVGVILLVVTLLLSFTGYLLPWDQLSYWAITVGTNMISAAPLLGHEGPFSLVNKYNDIRFMILGGTEIGTNALLRFYVMHIVLLPVIGIIFMAVHFWRIRKDGGISRPL
- a CDS encoding sulfite exporter TauE/SafE family protein; this translates as MDELIISTYFLAFLFFIVALAYSSVGLGGGSSYTALMAIFGVSFLAIPAISLILNIIVTSAGSFNFIRNKHARLRLILPFFISSVPMSYIGGSLRLPKEIFSWILVITLILVVLRIYFFKEATVKLNLSNKQKLIISLIAGALLGLIAGIVGIGGGIYLVPLIIVLGLGSEKEAAASGAIFIWVNSLSGLAARLQEHPIDIAQLVPLIIAVLIGGSLGSYMGSFKLTPATMQKVLGGIIIVAIFFLTKKILFA
- a CDS encoding arsenate reductase (azurin) small subunit is translated as MKVKEKEASEEEGVTRRNLLKRAGCAGAVALVLGGLASKASASGGNYPRVKVANTKDLQAGKTVKFDYPLVGRKSILINLGCSVEGGAGADKSIVAYSMFCTHLGCGVDMDKESGMMVCECHQSVYDPKLSGKVVEGPAPNSLPMVLLKIDKNGDIYAEGVAGLIYGLRNNLLDGEEVK
- a CDS encoding molybdopterin-dependent oxidoreductase gives rise to the protein MSDEKKFSRRDLLKVSAAGAAGACIMTNGVPAFASGLGAAKATEFVELPPANAETYETACRYCHVMCGYKVFVWPKGTGRKPEKEKFFPVEKMRGDWPNQVFTIETMKGGKAVNIMVVPDNKDIASGSNYSVRGAFNAQSLYSEKLPTRIRLKKPMIRKGGKGGTLTEVSWDEALAFCAVNLQNIIKKHGPDAVGAVYGDWGYLQNTHAFLKWLFTGIKSSTLAGNGYLFWGDESAGLADVVGGGTRSFTSEDFTKTKCIFCAGKNLKDTGSSWYYNALTTGGMNKGDIKLIFVDPRKTQMAADAEKSGGLFLQINPGTDAILGASLMHVIVKNELYDKDFVQKYTTGFDTLKNTVLNSRFAPENTEKVTGIPAAKIIAAAEMLAKYKGETMVLFEKGIMHQVTGYENEVSYSALGIILGNAGKPGACTSRAGGHPRGTWADPPAPNGDSSMRSICDKIDKGEVKALWSYISNIYVQLPNLSKYKPQIDKMFLIVNEIYPTDTTAAADVVFPAATWGEWNTIQASEDRRIHIQQGFMDPPGDAKPDWWIVAELAKRMGLSGFDWKNEQEIYEECNVQTKGHFTSDISEISWSDLMKAGTNGIQFPYRNRRSISRLYSPETEEVMGRRFKHDDGKAHLDPVKSLADLDPYNHPLRDKITGDYPLWMIMHRANEIWNTGYNFYSNGANQPLTPNLYERVSEQTVSINPDDAKAMGIKSGDWVTLTSRNGSMKAVAKVTDMTTPGVVDVMALYPKTGSTPNMVTSEKADPKLAEWDRMVPVNIVKV
- a CDS encoding Rieske 2Fe-2S domain-containing protein, with the translated sequence MTTEINNNDITRRSFIKTIGIGSFFITLGISATAAVRFFFPRVLFEAPSVFKIGKPDEFLSEDRTTGVQVYEMWKKEHAVWIVREKNRLYAIQAKCTHLGCTPNWFSDDKVFKCPCHGSQYNADGVNFAGPAPRPLDRLRISIDDEKIISIDKSRTYTFKDFDKPGVYIEV
- a CDS encoding cytochrome c, which codes for MKRTLILIIVFSFLNNLSAYAEEEPVVLEGSKLYAHYCAVCHGVKGDGKGFNAKNLDPRPADHTDAELMSRRSDKDLYDVIYGGGKMAGKSVLMPPWGNTFSKAQVDSLVLYLRRLCKCQGS